Proteins co-encoded in one Arachis hypogaea cultivar Tifrunner chromosome 11, arahy.Tifrunner.gnm2.J5K5, whole genome shotgun sequence genomic window:
- the LOC140176088 gene encoding zinc finger BED domain-containing protein RICESLEEPER 2-like has translation MAESVTPSNPLANSISLNGEEINPSVPTMPTTDTDIAPTHTTTITNQPVTDEHGSNETIVTKKGRRLHQFGTILIKLKVLKVQKLFARWNLQKRILSFVQVPAPRRGIDVADAIFKCLKTWGIENKVFSVSVDNASYNDSCLRALKDTISDNNSLPVGGSLFHVRCCAHILNLLEREPHYNYEPSSEDWRKVEKIYKLLKVFNLATHVISGSEYPTANLYLPEVWRVKQVIDDAIEDRDSFMREMATSMKEKFDKYWGECNMVMSLACVLDPRCKLHVIKFCFPLIYKPEYVATENVEKVKNTLQEMYDEYAEKCHGETIISGVNTNSLIASSNVVSSEISGIDEMLNMVREKEAIHPTKSELEVYLDESAYIPEGNSKSFSALEWWKNNSLKFKVLSKMAADILAIPVSTVASESSFSAGGRVIDEYRSRLNQESIEALICGGDWLRNKYGLKKKPKVTGQAKANILYYRPGLLRLKPDLAWPVSTPTYWERPFCDLID, from the exons atggctgaatcTGTAACTCCAAGTAATCCATTGGCAAATTCTATTTCTTTAAATGGAGAAGAAATTAATCCGTCAGTACCAACAATGCCAACAACAGATACTGACATTGCACCAACACACACAACAACTATTACAAATCAACCAGTCACTGATGAACATGGTAGTAATGAAACTATTGTtacaaaaaaaggaagaagacttCACCAATTTGGGACAATTTTGATCAAGTTGAAAGTTCTGAAGGTACAAAAGCTATTTGCAA GATGGAATCTTCAAAAAAGAATTTTGAGTTTTGTTCAGGTACCTGCTCCTAGACGTGGCATTGATGTTGCGGATGCTATTTTCAAGTGTTTGAAGACTTGGGGAATTGAAAACAAAGTCTTCTCAGTATCTGTTGACAATGCTTCCTATAATGATTCATGTCTAAGGGCTCTTAAGGATACTATTTCAGATAACAACTCATTACCTGTTGGTGGTAGTTTGTTTCATGTTAGGTGCTGTGCACACATTCTGAATTTGTTG GAAAGAGAACCTCACTACAATTACGAACCATCATCAGAGGATTGGAGGAAAGTTGAGAAGATTTACAaacttttaaaagtttttaatctTGCTACTCATGTCATTTCTGGTAGTGAGTATCCTACTGCAAACTTGTACCTTCCTGAAGTTTGGAGAGTGAAACAAGTAATTGATGATGCTATTGAAGATAGAGATTCCTTCATGAGAGAAATGGCAACCTCAATGAAAGAAAAGTTTGACAAATATTGGGGAGAATGCAATATGGTAATGTCTCTTGCTTGTGTTTTGGATCCTAGGTGCAAATTACATGTTATTAAATTCTGTTTTCCTTTAATTTACAAACCTGAATATGTGGCTACTGAAAAtgttgaaaaagtgaagaatacaTTGCAAGAAATGTATGATGAATATGCTGAAAAGTGTCATGGTGAGACAATAATAAGTGGAGTTAATACTAATAGTCTAATTGCTTCTTCTAACGTGGTTAGTTCTGAAATTAGTGGAATTGATGAAATGTTGAATATGGTTCGAGAAAAAGAAGCCATTCATCCAACAAAATCAGAATTAGAAGTTTATCTTGATGAGAGTGCTTACATTCCTGAAGGCAATTCTAAGTCTTTTAGTGCTTTGGAGTGGTGGAAAAATAATAGCTTGAAATTCAAGGTTTTATCTAAAATGGCAGCGGACATACTAGCAATTCCTGTATCAACCGTGGCTTCAGAGTCTTCATTTAGTGCTGGAGGAAGAGTTATTGATGAATATCGTTCTCGACTAAATCAAGAGTCTATTGAAGCTCTCATTTGTGGAGGAGATTGGCTTCGGAACAAGTATGGTTTGAAGAAAAAACCAAAG GTTACAGGCCAGGCTAAGGCCAATATACTCTATTACAGGCCTGGCCTGTTAAGACTAAAGCCTGacctggcctggcctgtttccacccctactTACTGGGAGCGTCCTTTCTGTGATCTTATAGATTAG
- the LOC112720657 gene encoding probable prolyl 4-hydroxylase 9 isoform X2, which produces MKVKTVKGNWSLRTNKLGFPYVFLICIFFFLAGFFGSALFFHSQDDGHGMRPGPRLLESTKEETEYNLLLAGESGDDSITSIPFQVLSWQPRALYFPNFATAEQCESIVDIAKAGLKPSTLALRKGETEENTKGIRTSSGVFISASEDKTGTLEVIEEKIARATMIPRSHGEAFNILRYEIGQRYNSHYDAFNPSEYGPQKSQRVASFLLYLTDVQEGGETMFPFENGSNMDGSYSYESCIGLKVRPRQGDGLLFYSLFPNGTIDPTSLHGSCPVIKGEKWVATKWVRDQEQYD; this is translated from the exons ATGAAAGTGAAAACGGTGAAAGGAAACTGGAGCTTGAGAACGAACAAGCTGGGTTTTCCTTACGTTTTCCTCATttgcatcttcttcttcctcgctgGATTCTTCGGTTCTGCTCTCTTCTTTCACTCTCAG GACGATGGACATGGCATGAGGCCGGGACCGAGGCTTCTAGAATCTACGAAGGAGGAGACGGAGTACAATCTGTTGCTGGCGGGAGAGTCCGGTGACGATTCCATTACATCGATTCCTTTTCAG GTTTTGAGCTGGCAACCTCGAGCTCTGTATTTTCCAAATTTTGCAACTGCGGAACAATGTGAAAGTATAGTTGATATTGCAAAGGCAGGCCTCAAACCATCAACCTTGGCATTGCGCAAGGGAGAAACAGAGGAGAATACCAAGGGAATTAGAACAAG CTCTGGCGTGTTTATTAGTGCTTCTGAGGATAAAACTGGGACTTTAGAGGTAATTGAAGAGAAAATTGCTAGAGCAACAATGATTCCCAGGTCTCATGGAGAG GCATTTAATATCTTACGCTATGAGATCGGGCAGAGATATAATTCTCATTATGATGCGTTCAATCCCTCCGAATATGGCCCACAAAAAAGCCAAAGG GTGGCTTCATTTTTGTTGTATTTAACTGATGTTCAGGAAGGTGGCGAGACAATGTTCCCATTTGAG AATGGCTCAAACATGGACGGTAGCTACAGTTACGAGAGCTGCATTGGTCTAAAAGTAAGGCCACGCCAGGGCGATGgcctactattttattcattgttCCCTAATGGTACAATAGATCCG ACATCGCTCCATGGGAGCTGCCCTGTGATAAAAGGGGAGAAGTGGGTGGCTACAAAGTGGGTAAGGGATCAAGAACAGTATGATTAG
- the LOC112720657 gene encoding probable prolyl 4-hydroxylase 9 isoform X1, translating to MKVKTVKGNWSLRTNKLGFPYVFLICIFFFLAGFFGSALFFHSQDDGHGMRPGPRLLESTKEETEYNLLLAGESGDDSITSIPFQVLSWQPRALYFPNFATAEQCESIVDIAKAGLKPSTLALRKGETEENTKGIRTSSGVFISASEDKTGTLEVIEEKIARATMIPRSHGEAFNILRYEIGQRYNSHYDAFNPSEYGPQKSQRVASFLLYLTDVQEGGETMFPFEFGIIILQNGSNMDGSYSYESCIGLKVRPRQGDGLLFYSLFPNGTIDPTSLHGSCPVIKGEKWVATKWVRDQEQYD from the exons ATGAAAGTGAAAACGGTGAAAGGAAACTGGAGCTTGAGAACGAACAAGCTGGGTTTTCCTTACGTTTTCCTCATttgcatcttcttcttcctcgctgGATTCTTCGGTTCTGCTCTCTTCTTTCACTCTCAG GACGATGGACATGGCATGAGGCCGGGACCGAGGCTTCTAGAATCTACGAAGGAGGAGACGGAGTACAATCTGTTGCTGGCGGGAGAGTCCGGTGACGATTCCATTACATCGATTCCTTTTCAG GTTTTGAGCTGGCAACCTCGAGCTCTGTATTTTCCAAATTTTGCAACTGCGGAACAATGTGAAAGTATAGTTGATATTGCAAAGGCAGGCCTCAAACCATCAACCTTGGCATTGCGCAAGGGAGAAACAGAGGAGAATACCAAGGGAATTAGAACAAG CTCTGGCGTGTTTATTAGTGCTTCTGAGGATAAAACTGGGACTTTAGAGGTAATTGAAGAGAAAATTGCTAGAGCAACAATGATTCCCAGGTCTCATGGAGAG GCATTTAATATCTTACGCTATGAGATCGGGCAGAGATATAATTCTCATTATGATGCGTTCAATCCCTCCGAATATGGCCCACAAAAAAGCCAAAGG GTGGCTTCATTTTTGTTGTATTTAACTGATGTTCAGGAAGGTGGCGAGACAATGTTCCCATTTGAG TTTGGCATTATTATTCTGCAGAATGGCTCAAACATGGACGGTAGCTACAGTTACGAGAGCTGCATTGGTCTAAAAGTAAGGCCACGCCAGGGCGATGgcctactattttattcattgttCCCTAATGGTACAATAGATCCG ACATCGCTCCATGGGAGCTGCCCTGTGATAAAAGGGGAGAAGTGGGTGGCTACAAAGTGGGTAAGGGATCAAGAACAGTATGATTAG
- the LOC112721232 gene encoding uncharacterized protein, with amino-acid sequence MIKLIASYNDEVARTVLENAPYNAKYTSHQIQKEILHILSNKVRKHICEEIGDSKFCIVVDEARDESKREQMALVLRFVDIHGFIQERFLDLVHVKDTTSLTLKQELCGILSRHGLDVSNIRGQGYDGASNMRGEWNGLQALFLKDCPYAYYIHCFAHRLQLVLVAASREVIHVHQFFSKLTFIVNIICSSSKRYDELHAAKTDEIVHLLEIDELETGKGANQIGTLKRAGDTRWSSHFSSVCSLINMYGTTLTILQKIIVDGSTYSQRGDADSAYNTLTSFEFVLILHLMKDMMGITDILCQALQKQSQDIVNAVQLVHSTKTLIQNMRDDRWEELLKNVKSFCEQHDILIPDLTASYVARQGRSRHQKDHITVEHYFRVEIFLVTIDKQLQELNSRFNDQAMDLLSLSSTLMPKDAYKNFDIAKISTLVDSYFPEDFTEQEKINLPFQLQHFILDVRQHLEMKNLSTIHELCRCLAETKKSKVYYLIDRLIRLILTLPVSTATTERSFSAMKIIKTRLRNKMEDDFLADSLVIYIEKEIAEKFSSDSIIEDFKSLKT; translated from the coding sequence ATGATAAAACTCATAGCATCTTACAATGATGAAGTTGCAAGAACTGTGTTAGAAAATGCTCCATATAATGCTAAATATACttcacatcaaattcaaaaagaaatCTTGCATATACTCTCAAACAAGGTGAGAAAGCATATTTGTGAAGAAATTGGAGATTCCAAGTTTTGCATTGTAGTAGATGAAGCTCGTGATGAATCCAAAAGAGAACAAATGGCACTTGTTTTGAGATTTGTTGATATACATGGTTTTATTCAAGAGCGTTTTCTTGATCTTGTACATGTCAAAGATactacatcattaactctaaaacAAGAATTGTGCGGCATTCTTTCTCGACATGGTCTTGATGTCTCTAATATTCGTGGTCAAGGATATGATGGCGCCAGCAACATGAGAGGAGAATGGAATGGGTTACAAGCATTATTCTTAAAAGATTGTCCTTATGCTTACTATATCCACTGTTTTGCTCACCGATTACAACTTGTATTAGTTGCTGCATCAAGAGAAGTTATTCATGTGCATCAGTTTTTTTCAAAATTGACTTTCATCGTCAATATCATTTGTTCTTCTAGTAAGCGATATGATGAGTTACATGCTGCCAAGACAGATGAAATTGTCCATTTATTAGAGATTGATGAACTTGAAACTGGTAAAGGGGCAAATCAAATTGGTACTTTGAAACGAGCAGGTGATACTCGATGGAGTTCTCATTTCTCTTCTGTTTGCAGTTTGATAAATATGTATGGTACAACGTTGACTATTTTACAAAAGATTATTGTTGATGGATCAACTTATTCTCAGCGTGGTGATGCAGATAGTGCTTACAATACCCTGACCTCATTTGAGTTTGTATTGATCTTGCATTTGATGAAAGATATGATGGGAATAACTGATATTCTTTGTCAAGCTTTACAAAAGCAGTCTCAAGACATAGTTAATGCTGTGCAACTAGTTCATTCTACAAAAACACTTATCCAAAACATGAGAGATGACAGATGGGAGGAATTATTAAAAAATGTGAAATCATTTTGTGAGCAACATGATATTCTAATTCCTGATTTAACTGCTTCTTATGTTGCAAGGCAAGGACGCTCGCGTCACCAAAAAGATCATATTACAGTTGAGCATTATTTTAGAGTGGAGATATTTTTAGTCACAATTGATAAGCAATTACAAGAGTTAAATAGCAGATTTAATGATCAAGCAATGGATCTACTAAGTCTGAGCTCTACTCTCATGCCTAAGGATGCTTACAAAAATTTTGACATTGCTAAGATTTCTACTCTTGTTGATAGCTACTTTCCCGAAGACTTTACTGAACAAGAGAAGATTAATTTGCCTTTTCAGCTTCAGCATTTTATTCTTGATGTTCGTCAGCATCTAGAAATGAAGAATTTGTCAACTATTCATGAACTGTGTAGATGTTTAGCAGAAACAAAAAAGTCAAAAGTGTATTACTTGATTGATAGATTGATTCGTCTGATATTAACTCTTCCAGTTTCTACAGCTACTACAGAGCGATCATTTTCAgcaatgaaaataataaagaCAAGGTTAAGAAACAAGATGGAGGACGACTTTCTTGCGGATAGTTTGGTTATTTACATTGAGAAAGAAATTGCTGAAAAGTTTAGTTCTGACTCAATTATTGAAGATTTTAAGTCATTAAAAACTTGA